The proteins below are encoded in one region of Apteryx mantelli isolate bAptMan1 chromosome 25, bAptMan1.hap1, whole genome shotgun sequence:
- the PRELP gene encoding prolargin, whose amino-acid sequence MKVAFRLLLPLVLVLISEVSGQRRKPPRKPTRPPPEPVEPVEPTELPPPLPPGPPSIFPDCPRECYCPPDFPSALYCDSRNLRKVPIIPSRIHYLYLQNNFIDDLPEESFRNATELKWVNLDNNRIRKVDRRVLEKLENLIFLYMEKNQLKEVPSFLPPNLEQLRLSRNQISKIPAGVFNKLENLVLLDLHHNKLSDGVFNKNTFKGLKNLMQLNLAHNILRKMPPGVPNAIHQLFLDRNNIEDIPSDYFKEFPNLAFIRLNYNQISDKGLPKNSFNLTNLLVLHLAHNKLTNVPFISSKLEHLYLNNNSIDKINGTQICPTSLVSIHDFSPSDLDSVPRLRYLRLDGNLLKPPIPLDLMMCFRLLQSVVF is encoded by the exons ATGAAGGTGGCCTTCAGATTGCTTCTCCCACTGGTTCTTGTGCTGATCTCGGAGGTGAGCGGGCAGCGGAGGAAGCCTCCCCGGAAACCCACGCGCCCGCCTCCTGAGCCTGTTGAGCCCGTCGAGCCCACAGAGCTGCCCCCACCCCTGCCACCAGGCCCCCCCTCCATCTTCCCTGACTGCCCCCGGGAATGCTACTGCCCCCCAGACTTCCCCTCTGCCCTCTACTGTGACAGCCGAAACCTGCGGAAGGTCCCCATCATCCCATCCCGCATCCACTACCTCTACCTCCAGAACAACTTCATCGACGACCTCCCAGAGGAGTCCTTCAGGAACGCCACCGAGCTGAAATGGGTCAACCTAGACAACAATCGCATCCGGAAGGTAGACAGGCGGGTTCTGGAGAAGCTGGAAAACCTCATCTTCCTCTACATGGAGAAGAACCAGCTCAAGGAGGTGCCTTCCTTCTTGCCACCCAACCTGGAGCAGCTGCGTCTGAGCAGGAACCAGATCTCCAAGATCCCTGCTGGGGTCTTCAACAAGCTGGAGAACCTGGTGCTCTTGGACCTGCACCACAACAAGCTAAGCGATGGAGTCTTCAACAAAAACACGTTCAAGGGACTCAAGAACCTCATGCAACTCAACCTCGCCCACAATATCCTGAGGAAAATGCCCCCTGGGGTGCCCAATGCCATCCACCAGCTCTTCCTAGACAGGAACAACATTGAGGACATCCCCAGTGACTACTTCAAGGAGTTTCCCAACCTGGCATTTATCCGGCTCAACTACAACCAGATCTCTGACAAAGGGCTGCCCAAGAACTCCTTCAACCTCACTAACTTGCTGGTGTTGCACCTGGCCCACAACAAGCTCACCAATGTTCCCTTCATCAGCTCCAAGCTGGAGCACCTCTACCTAAATAACAACTCCATTGACA AGATCAATGGGACACAGATCTGCCCCACATCCCTGGTGTCCATCCACGACTTCTCGCCCTCGGACCTGGACAGCGTGCCCCGGCTCCGCTACCTGCGGCTGGATGGGAACCTCCTGAAGCCCCCCATCCCCCTGGACCTGATGATGTGCTTCCGGCTCCTGCAGTCCGTGGTTTTCTAA
- the OPTC gene encoding LOW QUALITY PROTEIN: opticin (The sequence of the model RefSeq protein was modified relative to this genomic sequence to represent the inferred CDS: substituted 1 base at 1 genomic stop codon), with amino-acid sequence MGSLTRLGITSLLLAVAWAAPAEEETRKAEKPKADLAVYENLDLENYDLTLDSYGEIVDLSNYEELYDYGDLAPKMEVGTLAPPTKAQEDLPNLGTTAETPKPQPPSTTAATAGSGHPVPRXRLPLPLPPGPPSCPRCLCLGTSAYCDDAGLERIPPLPPHTAYLYARFNRIGRIRAGDFAGLKKLKRIDLTSNSISWVDPDAFHLLPSLQELILLRNKLTALPELPLSIVRLDARLNRIPSAGVRPEAFQDLTQLQFLHLSDNKLDYIPVPLPQSLRSLHLQNNNIHTMHEDTFCNSRDHSHIRRALEDIRLDGNPINLSLFPDAYFCLPRLPTGCFH; translated from the exons ATGGGGAGCTTGACCAGGCTGGGCATCACCAGCTTGCTTCTGGCAGTGGCTTGGGCAGCCCCAGCTGAGGAGGAGACGAGGAAGGCGGAGAAGCCCAAAGCTGATCTTGCCGTCTACGAAAACCTGGACCTGGAGAACTACGACCTCACGTTGGACAGCTACGGCGAGATCGTTGACTTAAGCAACTATGAGGAGCTTTACGACTATGGTGACCTTGCTCCGAAG ATGGAGGTTGGGACTCTGGCTCCCCCCACCAAGGCCCAGGAAGATCTCCCAAACCTGGGCACCACGGCTGAAACACCAAAGCCGCAGCCTCCGTCCACcactgctgccactgctgggtCTGGCCACCCAG TGCCGCGCTAGCGCCTGCCTCTGCCGCTGCCCCCAGGGCCACCCAGCTGCCCGCGCTGCCTCTGCCTCGGCACCTCCGCGTACTGCGACGACGCCGGCCTGGAGCGCATCCCGCCCCTGCCGCCGCACACCGCCTACCTCTACGCCCGCTTCAACCGCATCGGCCGCATCCGAGCCGGCGACTTCGCGGGGCTGA AGAAGCTGAAGCGCATAGACCTGACGAGCAACTCCATCTCCTGGGTGGACCCGGACGCTTTCCACCTCCTCCCGAGCCTGCAGGAGCTCATCCTGCTCAGGAACAAGCTGACAGCGCTGCCCGAGCTGCCCCTCAGCATCGTCCGGCTGGACGCCCGCCTCAACAGGATCCCCAGCGCCGGCGTCAGACCCGAAGCCTTCCAG GACCTGACGCAGCTGCAGTTCCTCCATCTGTCCGACAACAAGCTGGATTATATCCCGGTGCCCCTGCCCCAGAGCCTGCGCTCCCTGCACCTCCAG AACAACAACATCCACACCATGCACGAGGACACGTTCTGCAACAGCCGAGACCACAGCCACATCCGCCGGGCCCTGGAGGACATCCGCCTGGATGGCAACCCCATCAACCTCAGCCTCTTCCCCGACGCCTACTTCTGCCTGCCGCGCCTGCCCACGGGCTGCTTCCACTGA